TCTTTAGTCTTTGGCATTTCATTACCACCAAAAAGATCTGTTACCTTAGTAAcctcgatagcatatcaattaacttttatttttatcacaaagtaatccttaaatatccgaaataacttgttttagctttctgaaatgtcatcttcaaccCTGGTTTTCCTTTAAACTTGTTTTAGAGGCTGTTTTAGCTAACTGACAGTGAACCTGCGCATAATTCTTTcgaactttacgatcaccttagctgcgtcccaaatgaaaatgatactaaatttcaggtTGAACTTCCATCGATTGCCCAGCGATCTAAAATCTTGCCTCAATTCACCCCATTGGAACCTTTAATTCCAAATCTGTTCGGAACGGTGCAAAATCATTCCGGTTCCTTGATTTTGCCTTCAGTGCTTTTAAATTGTCTAATCATGATTTTATGCGCTTGCtatacataatttctttagtttttgtCGTTTCTTGGCCGCCAAAATGATCCTAGCGGCCCGAAAagcacatgtaatgagttctattttggtcaaaaggaacaaccttaagatatcccaaataaccttttttcagctcctgcaaacgcgatcttcaagtccgaacctgattttctataaaacacgttttgggggctactttagtgagccccggtcaaagttacatggaatttgttccaactttagaatgactttagctgcatcccaaatggaccccatattaaatttcacgtcaAAATTTTATCATTTGCCTGCCGAGCCAAAATCTCGCCACAAttcgccccaattgaacttcgATTCCAAATCCAtatgaaaccttgtcaaatctttcaaatcctttactttggctttcatatcattatttcaccatttttaagttttctaactctccttttttactattcataacgtgttcagtcttttatcgtgtcgttgccgcctaaacgatgtgcaaccttagtgccttcgatagcacatcaattaacttttattttcatcaaaaacaatcttaaaatatcccaaataacttgttttagcttccagaaatgtgatcttcatgtcctaacccaagctttccttaaaccgtgttttaggggcgattttagtgaatgctcatcaatcctgcccaaaattcgttcGAACTATGCAATCGCCACAGTTGCGTCCCAAAAGGACTCCACATTAAATTTCACtccaaaattacatgatttgcctagtgatcaaagatctcaccccaatcaacctttggctccagatcagtatgaaaccttttcatatgtttccaaatcctttattttacctttaatataattattttagtgtCTTTAAATTCACTGATAATTTTTTTTAgcgcttgctattcatgatttgtttggcttttgccatttctttgccactaaaatgatcctagcggctcggaaaacacaactaataagtttccttcagtcaaaagcagctttaaaatatcccaaatgttGCCTCCATTCATTCCGATTGGatctttggttccaaatccgcatgaattcaaaaataatctctttccCTTCGACTTCAGAGACAATTCCTTTTTCTGTTATGGACATAATTGGGTATAACATATGAAGGAATGGGTTTCCTAGAATGACAGGATGAGATTATCCTTTTACCAAGATAAATGGGATTTCAAAGCATATACCTTGGTTACAGACAACTGTATCTGATTATTTGTATTTTACACTCATTTTACTACTGTCTGCTGTGTGTAGTTCTTCTACTATTTTAGAGAAGTATTTTGAAGGTACTAATCCTTCATTTATACAACATAAATCTACGCCTGAGTCTATTAAGGCAATTGTACTAAATAAGTACTCCTTTTGAACAATTATAGTTACTTTAGTATGCCATTTGTGAGTTATAACTCGATCTATTCGGTTGACATACTGAAGACTATTTATTTctactggttcttcttcttcttccttttctgttgTTTCCATAATTAATGGAGATTCATTTTTTACTTCTAGCAACACTATTCTTtcttttagaaattgtaattgagtTTTTACCGAATTTATTTCTTGTCTTAATTCTTTTATAGTTGGTTCTCTAATGGCATTTTAATGTTTTTAATATGTGTAAGAGATAAAAGGCATAAAGATTTCAATGATTCCTTATTAGGAATTGTAGAATCATCTCTTTGCGATGCATCGATTTATTTTTCGTGCTATCCCAATTTCACAATCTCTGTTAAAGATCCTCATGTTATGAAAGCTTTGTCATTAGACATAAAAACCTCAGGGTATAATATGTTACCAAGATCTGAAAATATAATCCTTATTTATAGGATTCATTACAAAGCAATGAATACGGTAGTACCTAATCTTAGGGAAGAAACTACTAAAGTTAATTTCTCCAAAAGGAACCACTACTTTCTTTGTCACCGACTTAGAAAAGGGAAACTTAGTAGTTCCTAAGTCTATTGAATGGGAACAGGTTAATTTACTTGAAAATTGGATTTTAGAAGAAGCCATTCCTCCTAAAAAGGAAGAATCAAGTGATCTTGAATCCATTATAGAAACTAATAATGGAACGGTAGCAATATCTTTTGCTAGAACTAGGTCAAGAAATTCATTCTCAGGAAGATCGGTGGTTTCAGAACCAATCTTACCTAGGTCATCCATATCGGGAATAGATCTAGAACGAATGAATTCAATGAGTACAATAGTGACTCAGAGAACAGAGGAACAGGTAGCCCAGCCCATATACGGACTAGGAAGTGCCTCTTCAAGCCCAAAAGAAACAGTAAGCCTTAAAAGGCCCGAAAGCCCAACACCATCAGATATGGGTTACGATAGAGAAAGCCTTAGGCAGCCTAGAAAAATCATGGCTCTAACAAGAGAAGAAACTCCATTTGAAAAATGGTTTCAAATGAATTTTGCCCCAGAAAAGCAAAACTCTTATTTAAGAGAGTATGCTTGGTATCAAGAGAGAGGTGGAAATAAAAAATTCCCAGAATTTATGAAATTCATGATGGCCTGTAAAAAGCAGCCATATCCAAACTTTGAAGATAGGATGTTTTTTATAACCCTAGAATCATCCTATAGGAATTTCATCACCTCAAAAGGAAAGCTCCTAAAAGGAGTACATCCACCATTAACTGAGTTATCTTATAAGATAACAGAAAATCAAGAAGTTGAGTGTTCACCCTTCTCCAAAACAGATAAGCAAGGCAATTTTGCCAATCTTAGTCTGTACACCATAGGTCAACAATTGAATAGGGTAGAAACACAAATTCAAAACTTTAAATCAAGAGACTACCGTCCCGAAAGAGGAGAAACTTCTAAAATCAACGGTAGAGAAAAAGGTTTTATTTAAACCAATAGAAATAGAAAAGGTAAACCTAAAGATCATACTGAAATGATAGAAGAAATAACTAAAAGGTTAACAGAGTTAAGTGTAGATTCTGCAAGGAAAAAATCAATCACCCCTTTAACTAAGGATCTAACTTTTGAAGAAGAATTAAGGAATAGATTAAATAATCTAAACCTTGCCCCTTTAAACAAGGAAGTAGAAAGCTCAGAATCTGAAACAGAATCATCTAATGAAGATGAAATTAACAACATTGAAACAATGTTCAAACAATCTGAACCCTTAGAGGTGAATAGGATAATGTATCCTAAACCTAGGGCAATAGTAGAAATGAAGCCTTATTATCCAAGGCCGTCTCCAGTTAATCTACAATATGAAGATACAAGTTATAATTATGTTCAATACGATGGATCTTCAATTgtagaatggaacatagatggactTTCTGATTATCAAATCAAGAATGTCATCCAATTCATGACTATGTATGCCATATCTGCCAGAGTTGAAGGAAGTAATTCTGATCAGTCAATAGCTAAAGCCATAATAGCTAGTTTTACCGGCCAACTAAGAGGTTGGTGGGACTTTTCCTTATCTGAAGAAGGAAAAGCACAGGTTCTTAATGCTGTTAAAACAGAAACAAGAGCCGAAGGTCCAACTGCAGTGTCAGATAGTGTTAATACATTATTATACACTATAGGAATGCATTTTATAGGATCAGCTAGCCTGTATATGGATAGATCTCAGGAACAGTTAATGAACTTAAGATGTCctgatttatctcattttaaatgGTATAAAGATAACTTATTTTCCCTTATTTTCACTAGGGAAGATAATCAATATGATTTCTGGAAAGAAAAATTTCTTTCTGGATTACCCTCGTTATTTTCTGAACGAGTAAATAAACAAATTAGGGATAAGAATGATGGTTCCCTACCATACAATCACTATACCTACGGAGAACTTGCCTCAGAGGTAGTATCGGCAGGTATAACATTATGCAATGAATTAAAAATTCATCGACAACTACAAAAGGAAAGACTCACCGGTAAAAGAATACTCGATGATTTCTGTGAACAACTAGGATTACCACCTGTAACTTTTCTTTATAAAGGCAAAGTTAAAAGGGGGAGGAAAGTAGGAAAAGGCAAAAAATTTTACCGCAACAGATATCCTAAAAAGGATAAAGGAGAATCGTCATATAGGAAAGCTCCAAAAAGAAAAACAGCATCATCttctaaaaagaagaaaaaagaaaccaATGTAGTATGCTACAAATGCGGAAAAACAGGACATTACGCTAATAAGTGTAGAGTTAAACAACAAATACAAGCTTTATCAATCGATGAAAATCTTAaagaatcattgattaaaatactcTTAAATGATACAGAACCAGAAGATTTAAAAGTAAATGTGATAGATTATACTTCTGAAGAATCTTCTACTGATCTGATAAAGCATCAGAATGTGATGGAAAGTGTGATTATTACAAATCACTATGTACCTTAAATGGTCTGTGTTTTAACAAAAGAACAAAACCTGTTATTAGATCTTATAGATATAATTGAAgatcaagaagaaagaagaaaaagactaGAAGAATACTTAAACGTATTCAAGGATAAAAGTCCTTTAGaaaaaagaattgaagaaagaaaAACCCCATATGATATTAAAGAAATTATGGGTAGAATTAAAGAGGCTAAAATGCCAAGAGAACCAACTATAAAAGAATTAAGACAAGAAATAAATTCGGTAAAAActgaattacaatttctaaaagaAAGAATAGTGTTGCTAGAAGTAAAAAATGAATCTCCATTAATTATGAAAAcagcagaaaaggaagaagaagaagaaccagtagAAATAAATGGTCTTCAGTATGTGAACCGAATAGATCGAGTTATAACTCACAAATGGCATACTAAAGTAACTATAATTGTTCAAAAGGAGTACTTATTTAGTACAATTGCCTTAATAGACTCAGGAGCAGATTTATGTTGTACAAATGAAGGATTAGTACCTTCAAAATACTTCTCTAAAACAGTAGAAGAACTACACATAGCAGACAGTAGTAAAATGAGTGTAAAATACAAATTGTCAGATACAGTTGTCTGTAACCAAGGTATATGCTTTGAAATCCCATTTATCTTGGTAAAAGGATTATCTCATCCTGTCATTCTAGGAAACCCATTCCTTCATATGTTATACCTAATTAAGTCCATAACAGAAAAAGGAATTGTCTCTGAAGTCGAAGggaaagagattatttttgaattcATCTCTTTAACAATAGAAAGAGAAATTGATATACTTAAAAGTAAtatcaaaaataaagaaaaatttataaattctcttaaATGAGAAATAGAATACAAAACAATTCAAGAAAAGGTTAATGAACCTTTAATACAGAGAAAGATAAAAGAATTACAAGAAGAGATGGCTAATAGCATCTGTGCAGAAGTTCCAAATTCTTTTTGGGCTAGAAAGAGTCATATGGTTAATCTACCATATGAACccaatttttatgaaaaaatgaTTCCTACTAAGGCTAGGCCTATTGCGACGGGTCCAAGACATTTAGAAATTTGCAAAAGGGAAATTACTAACCTCGAGGCAAAAGGGCTTATTAGAAAAAGTCAGAGCCCATGGAGTTGTCCGGCTTTTTATGTTAAAAATGCTGCTGAACTAGAAAGAGGAGTCCCGAGACTAGTCATCAATTATAAGCCTTTAAATAAGGCCCTTAGATGGATCAGATATCCACTGCCTAATAAAAGAGATCTGTTAAACAAACTCTAtgaggcccaaatcttttctaagTTTGATATGAAGTCTGGATATTGGCAGATCCAGATAGCTGAAGCAGATAGGTATAAAACTGCCTTCACTGTACCATTTGGGCATTACAAATGGAATGTAATGTCGTTTGGGCTTAAAAATGCCCCATcataatttcaaaaaataatgaATGAAATATTCAATGCTTATTCAGCATTTTCAATAGTTTATATTGATGATGTCCTTATTTTCTCCAGGACAATTGAACAGCACTTCAAACACTTAAATgtgtttataaaaattattaagaaaaatggTTTAGTAGTTTCGGCTAGAAAGATTAAACTCTTTCAGACTAATATTAGATTTTTAGGTCACAATATTTAAAAGGGATCTATTATTCCTATAGATCGAGCCATTGAATTTGCCAGTAAATTCCCAGATGAAATAAAAGACAAAACACAACTATAGAGATTCTTAGGCAGTCTTAATTATGTTGCTGACTTTTATAAAAGCCTAGCCCAAGATGCCAAACCACTCTTTCAGAGACTAAAAAAGAATCCAAGCCCATGGACCTCTGAACACACCCAAGCAGtcagaaaaataaaacaaagagtcaAATCACTGCCCTGTCTAGCAATTCCAAATCCACAGTCTTATAAGATAGTGGAAATTGACGCACCTGACAAAGGGTACGGAGGCATCTTGAAACAGAGAATAGCCAATAAAGAAACCCTGGTTAGATTTACCAGTGGAATATGGACAGGACCTAGAGTTAATTACTCTACGGTTAAAAAAGAGATCTTATCTATAGTTCTCTGTGTTCAAAAGTTTGAATCTGATTTATTAAATCAGAAATTCCTAATAAGGGTTGATTGTAAAAGTGCAAAAGAAATATTACTGAAGGATGTTAAAAACATCGCATCTAAACAGATATTTGCTAGATGGCAAGCCATCTTATCAATATTCGATTTTGATATTGAATTTATCAAGGGAGAAAATAATTCTTTGCCTGATTTTTTAACTCGTGAGTTTCTTACAGGAAATGAATTCAAAGGCATCGATAACTCCTTCAAAACGAACCCATAAGGTGTCACCACCACCGCCTAAAATGGTGGATAAACTCAGAGATGATGCTTATGCAATCAGCATCAAGGCAAACAATGCTAAGGAGGTTAATTACCCCTATATTCCAATTAGCTACTGTTTCCTTATGCCAATGGATAAAAAACACAAGGAACTGAGGCCTTATGAGGTGGTAAATTTCTACACAGAACATCACACAGTGAATCCTTATTTACCAAAGGACTACACTTATTATCAAGCTATCCTAGCAGAAACTGATTCAGTAGTCTTCTCTCCAACATAAAGGTCCGCTAATGAGTGGGCATTTAACAAATTCATTATTAAAAGGATTATATCCTATGAGGAATGGGGAGACTCTCTCTTTAAacaaaaagaattaaatttcAGAAAACCCaggtattttaattattttgattatatgCAAGCCTGTACTGGTgccttaatttatgaaaataggcAAAGAAAATTTAGCTGGTTCATACAGTTCCAGTTAGATAAGGAACTATTCGAATTTCCTTCTTGGTTTTACGAATGGTTCTTTAATTGGGGAATATTTCCCATAGCCCTACCTAATAAGGTTAGAGAGGTCATTGAGCAGTTCACTGACTCAAATAAATCCTTAAAGGATACAAGACTAATGTTCACTATCCTATATAAAGCTCCATGGATAGTTAGATGGGATTATATTAtctcaaaaaagaaaatgaaaaaatttaGCGAGTGTTCCACAGACTATGTGCCTTGGTTAACTCGTAGAATCCTAATTAAATGGTGGGATAAGTGTGACTTCTTCGAGTCACCCTCTGTTTATTCCTCCAGAGGATTAATTCACCTGGCTAAAAAGCCATCATTGCCCAGTCCTTCAGTCTCATCAAATCTGTCAGATTTATTCAAAGACCTACTCAAATCAGTGCCGAAAGACGACCTCCGCCGACAACTTTTTAGCACACTACAAGAAGACGACAAAGAAGCCAGCTCAAAAGTTGCCAGTAGAAAAGCAAAAGATTCTGCAGAATGCTCTAAGTCACGTCAAAAAGATGATAGTGACAGTGACACTGAAATGGAAGGACAATATTGGGAAGACAGCCAAGACCCTTATGACCTGTAAAGGGTATCAGATTCCTTCTAGTCTAAAAAGACAAGCCACTGCCAAGCATCCACTAATTCCTGTCTGCCACTTAAAGTGACGCATGCCATGACGATTGAAGATTCCTTCTAACTTCTATAAGAAGGCCTCCCGACTTGCTTAACAAGCAGATGCAACATAGAGTGTTTCTAGCTAAGTTTTCTTTGTAAAAACTTCGTTTGCAAGTGTGTTCTAAGTTTCCAAGAGTGTACTGTTtttattatcaataaaatatatggTATTTTCTTCATCTCAATCTTCTTTTCCAAAGTTAGAAAAACAATTAGATGTTTTAATTGATCAAGCTAAAGAGTTgaaccaagaacttgaaacactgTCCCAAAATACTGTAGATCTTCTTGGCCAACATTCTGGTAAGTATGACTATTGGGTTTACTATTCACCTCCGCCTTCTGCAAACATCCCTATTGAATCCATCAAGCCTACTGGTTGGGAAAACGCTGTAAGTATTACTGTTCATTAAACTGTTTAAACATTATTTGAAGCACTGTAAGCATTTTACTGTTTATATTACTAATAAGTATGCTCTGCACTTGCCCTAAAAGGGATCCTGTGCATCAGAAAACTGTTCATGTCAACTTATATTAATCGTCTTTTGTTTTATTTGCGTTGTCTTGATTTGACTAATAGGCGTGAAGTAGAATTATTTAGAGCTGCTTTAATAGAAAATGGTAATGATTTGTGTAATCAACATCTAGAAGAGCATAATGAGTATTGTGACTGTAGAGAGCATGAAAGGTTGTTAGTATTGTTCAGAGTCCTTATAAATCTATTAGATATTTGgttaagaaataataatttttaaatattcttCTTCATATTAAGTTTCTCATCATGTCTGTCGTTTTAAGAAGtggtatatcggctggaaacTACTAACTGCTTGAGCCCTTCATTGGTGGAAGGTAGAGCGAATTGTAGCTACAACGCCA
The Hevea brasiliensis isolate MT/VB/25A 57/8 chromosome 18, ASM3005281v1, whole genome shotgun sequence genome window above contains:
- the LOC110663531 gene encoding uncharacterized protein LOC110663531 is translated as MIEEITKRLTELSVDSARKKSITPLTKDLTFEEELRNRLNNLNLAPLNKEVESSESETESSNEDEINNIETMFKQSEPLEVNRIMYPKPRAIVEMKPYYPRPSPVNLQYEDTSYNYVQYDGSSIVEWNIDGLSDYQIKNVIQFMTMYAISARVEGSNSDQSIAKAIIASFTGQLRGWWDFSLSEEGKAQVLNAVKTETRAEGPTAVSDSVNTLLYTIGMHFIGSASLYMDRSQEQLMNLRCPDLSHFKWYKDNLFSLIFTREDNQYDFWKEKFLSGLPSLFSERVNKQIRDKNDGSLPYNHYTYGELASEVVSAGITLCNELKIHRQLQKERLTGKRILDDFCEQLGLPPVTFLYKGKVKRGRKVGKGKKFYRNRYPKKDKGESSYRKAPKRKTASSSKKKKKETNVVCYKCGKTGHYANKCRVKQQIQALSIDENLKESLIKILLNDTEPEDLKVNVIDYTSEESSTDLIKHQNVMESVIITNHYVP